From the Parcubacteria group bacterium genome, the window GTCGGATCTATATAATAGTTTACCGCTCCAACAAAATTTGCCTTGCTCAAATTAGCATTGTGGAATTTACTGCCTTTCAGATCAGAGTTTGCAAAATCAGATCCGGTGAGATCACTATCCACAAAATCAGTTTCATGGATCTCACATCCGACAAATGCAGAATTTTTGATATCCAACATGCTAAAACTGCACAATTTTACCGCACAGTCATGAAATTTCCACGAAAGCAGAAACTTATTTATTTCACCAAAGACCACACCGCTTATTTTACATTCCGTGAATACAACATCGCAAAAACTGCAATTGACAATCTTTGAATTTGAGAAATTGCACCCATCAAAGACGCATTCGATAAATTTGGTGCCCGTAAAATCGGTTTCGGTAAAATTGCATCCATTGAATACGCAATTGGAAATCTCAAAAGACTCCCGTTTTTCCCCGGACCAATCTTCTTTTTGGATCGTTTGATCTTCAATGATGTTTTGCATATACGTAATTCGATTATATCATGACGCAAGATCTAACTTCAATAATACAAATAAAAGAGGTAGATTTCTCTACCTCCAGTAAGAATAATTCCTCCCTTTTTACAGAAAACCGCTAGATCTGGCAATCCCAACCAAACCAACAAGAATCCAAAAAGTATTCAGTAAGGCGTAAGCCTTATCCCGCTTCAGAATCGAACACCATGATAATAAAGCCGCATCAGTCGTGTTAAATATCCACACAAACATAAAAGGGCTTTGCGGTCCAAGCCAACTCACTAGTGAAAAACTGAATATGCGCATTGAAACTCCGACCATTTCCAGAGTTTTAATGTTGTTAAGTACAAATGCATTTAATACTTCTACAACATGCCTAAGTCTGCTCATTGTGCCTCCTTTTGTCTGATTTCTATTAAGGTACTT encodes:
- a CDS encoding pentapeptide repeat-containing protein, which produces MQNIIEDQTIQKEDWSGEKRESFEISNCVFNGCNFTETDFTGTKFIECVFDGCNFSNSKIVNCSFCDVVFTECKISGVVFGEINKFLLSWKFHDCAVKLCSFSMLDIKNSAFVGCEIHETDFVDSDLTGSDFANSDLKGSKFHNANLSKANFVGAVNYYIDPTANKIAKAKFSSPEVMSLLAGFDIIIS